Within the Phycisphaerae bacterium genome, the region CGGGTGGGAGAACTCGCCAATGTAGTTCATCCGACCGTAACGCACCGCGGTGACGGGAAATAGCTTCTCGCCCGTCTTGCCGCATCGTTCATAGGCCGTGGCGGAACCACCGCAAGGGAACATCACCGGGTACTCCTCGCACCGAAGCTCAGTATAACCGGCGGTGGGCGGTTTGGACAATCAGGCAGGACGGCCCATGATCACCCGGCGCTGCGGCGGCTCAGAACCAGCGAGCGGCCCTCGACGATGGCCGCCAGGCGAATGAAGAGCCCTTCCAGAACCAGTTCGAACGCCGCGTTCCGCCCTGCGTTGGCGTCCGCCTCGGCGATCTGGGCGAGACACTTCCGAATCATGCCCGCACTCATGGCCGTGCCCAGATACTCCACCACGTCCATCTGGTCGCTGTTGATCCAACTCGCCCTCATCCCCAAATTCCGGCGAAGCCCATCAAGGTAGAAGTCGGCCAGGACCGAAAGCAGAACCTGCACACTCGCCCGAGTGGCGACGGAATCGGTGATCTCGGGATCACGCTGGGCGGCGCACCTGGCCAGCTCCTTGGCATCGGCAAGGAACGGGGCAGCCAGGGCGTGAGCCGAGAAACCCGCCGGCCTGGCCGCAAGGGTGACCAGCTGGTGGCCCCACTTCAACTTCATCGCATGGATGCCGTCATCGAATTGTACTAGGGCTTGACCGATGCTGCCTCCCGAACGACGAGCAAGGTAGCTGGTCACTTCCTCGGTGGCGTCCGGGCGGAGTGATCGCAGCTGGCTGGCAACGAAGTCGATCGGGAGAAGGCCGAAGCTGACCTGCTGACACCGCGACCGGGTGGTCGGGAGCATGCGGTCCACGGCCGTTGCCAGCAGGATGAGGTACGTGTCCGACGGCGGTTCCTCGAGCGTTTTCAGCAGGGCGTTCTGCGCCTGATCACTGAGCCGTTCGGCCTCGCGGACGATGAACACCTTGGCCCGGCCTTGCCTGGGCCGCAAGCCAACCCGGTCAATCACGAAGTGCCGGATGACATCGATGGAGAGATCCTGAGCCTTCCTCCTGCGAACCTCGGCATCCGGGTGTTGGTGGCTCAGCTGGCGGTAGATGCGGTGGAGATCCGGGTGGGTGCCGGCGGTGGTGAGGATGCAATCTTCGCATCGGCCGCAAGCGTCCCAGCCGTGGCCATCGGGCAGAGCTCCGGCGATGGGCTCGGGCAGGGCTCGGCCAATACGCGCCCCGCACAGCAGCAGACGGGCAAGGCGTTCGGCCAGCAGCTCGCGGCCTACGCCTTCCGCCCCGGCGAACAGGTACGCGTGGGGCATGCGCCCGCTGGCCAGTGAACGCTGGATCACGCGGTGGGCTCGATCCTGGTGCTGGACGTCAAAAATCGACACGCTCGATGGTCTCCATCACCTGGCGGTGAACGTCACTTTGCGCCCCGGAACCGTCGATGACCACAACCTTGCCGGGGTATTCCGGCGGCAGTTCCAGAAACAACTTGCGCACCTTGCGGTGGAACGCGATCGGCCGGATCTCCATGGCGTCCGGCTCAATGTCGGCCAGAAGCAGACCCTGGTTCGCGTCCGTTCGCCGCCGCGGAGCCCCCGAAGGATTGCGGCCGGTGCGGCGAAAACCCTCCTCGACCGGAATGTCCACCACGACGGTCAGGTGCGGCCAGGTATCGCCGACGGCGAAGCTCCCCAGCTTGATGATCCGCTGAATGTCGTAGCCGGCCGCCCCCTGGTAGGCACACGTCGCGGAAATGAACCGGTCGCAGAGGACGATCTTGCCCGCCTTGAGGGCAGGCTCGATCACCTCGCCGACAAGCTGGGCCCGCGACGCCATGAACAGCATCGTCTCGCAACGGACGTCCATCAGCGACAGGTCATGGCGGAGCAGGATCGCCCGGATCCGGTCGCCGATCTCACTGCCACCGGGGTCCTTGCCCAGCACGACCTCAGCACCCTGCCGGCGCAGCTCTTCGGCCAGTAGCCGCAATTGCGTCCCCTTGCCGGAGCCGTCCGGTCCGTCGAATACAATGAACTTGCCCGCCAGTTTCTCTTTCAGCGTCAAGAGTGACTCCCCGAGCTCGGTCCCTGGTCTGCGATTCACCTGTCCAGGGGAGCAGTCTACGACACCGGAGCGAGACGAACAAATCCGCGGACCGACCAGTGACCCCGGCCGCGGCTCCCTCGCCAGCGGTCAGCGGACTTGCCACTCCAACTTCGAGGGGTTTCTCCAGACTCGACAGAGCGGTCGATCGGACCTGGTGAATCCAGCCGGCGCAGGACTCTCCTCCGTGCCGTAAACCGTGCCGCCCTTCGAATCGGTGAAGGCGAACAGCAGCACGGTCGTGGCCGGCGGGTCCTTGGCGTCGGCGGGCAAAGCATGAAAACACGCTTTCAAGCCGTCGGCAGGCTTGGCCTTCGCATCCCCGACGGTCAGCCGGCAACCGGCTTCGGGAGTGCCTTGCTCGTAAACCGGTATGGTGTTGGGAGCGGACCGGTCCGGGGCGAAAAACGCGATTCGATATCGCCCGCCGGCGGCCGGCAGACGATCCGCCGCACGGAGCACGCGGACACCCTGTTCCTCGACCTCGTAGAGCGGCACGGGCAAGACCAGTCGGGGATCGTCCAGGTTGAGCTTGTACATCATCTGGTTGTAGTCGTACCGCGGCGTGGCTTCGGTATTGCCGGAGAAGGTGAAGGTGTATGTGCCTTCGAAGTAGATGATGCGCCCGCCGTCACGATCGAAGACCGGGTGATGCTTGGGATTGTAGAAGCTGTACTTGTCGTGG harbors:
- the tmk gene encoding dTMP kinase, with amino-acid sequence MTLKEKLAGKFIVFDGPDGSGKGTQLRLLAEELRRQGAEVVLGKDPGGSEIGDRIRAILLRHDLSLMDVRCETMLFMASRAQLVGEVIEPALKAGKIVLCDRFISATCAYQGAAGYDIQRIIKLGSFAVGDTWPHLTVVVDIPVEEGFRRTGRNPSGAPRRRTDANQGLLLADIEPDAMEIRPIAFHRKVRKLFLELPPEYPGKVVVIDGSGAQSDVHRQVMETIERVDF